The Methylacidimicrobium sp. B4 genome contains a region encoding:
- a CDS encoding DUF3365 domain-containing protein, which yields MSLLLPVLLALFFLFGTERSSAQASAQPLVLQPSLEKTEQIRAIARPVAQKLLATIREELTRALTKGGPVDAISVCQIQAPKLTSEVRDQARPAGTIFLLKRTSNLVRNPADAPDPAERQALQIYLEAGSRQESLPPDLLQKVVSEGKTTYRYYQPIRVAALCLSCHGDPASLSPDVRAVLRERYPQDQAVGYKEGDFRGLVVVGLTSP from the coding sequence ATGAGCCTTCTTCTTCCGGTCCTCCTCGCACTCTTCTTCCTCTTCGGGACCGAGCGATCTTCGGCCCAAGCCAGTGCCCAGCCGCTCGTCCTGCAACCGTCGCTTGAGAAGACCGAGCAGATTCGCGCTATCGCCAGGCCGGTGGCGCAGAAGCTCTTGGCGACAATCCGGGAAGAGCTCACCCGAGCCCTGACGAAAGGGGGACCGGTCGATGCCATTTCGGTCTGCCAGATCCAAGCACCAAAGCTCACGTCCGAGGTGCGCGACCAGGCACGCCCGGCCGGGACGATTTTTTTGCTCAAGCGCACCTCCAACCTTGTGCGCAATCCTGCGGATGCACCCGACCCGGCTGAACGGCAAGCTCTCCAGATCTACCTGGAGGCAGGGTCGCGGCAGGAGTCGCTCCCGCCAGATCTTCTGCAGAAGGTGGTGAGCGAGGGCAAGACGACCTACCGCTACTACCAGCCGATCCGGGTCGCCGCGCTCTGCCTCTCCTGCCACGGGGACCCGGCCTCCCTGTCGCCCGATGTGAGAGCCGTGCTCCGCGAACGCTACCCCCAGGATCAGGCGGTCGGATACAAAGAGGGGGACTTCCGTGGTCTTGTGGTCGTCGGCCTGACCTCGCCCTGA
- a CDS encoding YSC84-related protein encodes MGKRGATSILMLVLLWMLFGPGRSFAWDLQDSVVQSAEIIRRLKALPEEEIPEAIFRDAKGLAILTVIKAGFLVSARGGRGLVVARTGKGWSGPSAIATGGLGFGFQIGAEVTEFVLVLNTPEAIQAFARGGNVTLGGDISAAAGPVGRTAEGAVTPFAAVYTYSRSQGLFGGLSLEGTVIAEAPETNREYYGREVNPEDILAGKARPPAKAGILAKALERPYRSDAAEKRTPGEPYGAGRSSERAVAARVGIVEARLPKGRSSRKPGIWRTGGAASDEESKRGRTRC; translated from the coding sequence ATGGGGAAGAGAGGCGCAACCAGCATTCTGATGCTCGTCCTGCTTTGGATGCTTTTCGGGCCGGGGCGCTCCTTCGCCTGGGATCTCCAGGATAGCGTCGTGCAATCGGCCGAGATCATCCGGAGGCTCAAGGCGCTCCCCGAGGAGGAGATTCCCGAGGCGATCTTCCGCGATGCAAAGGGCTTGGCGATTCTGACGGTGATCAAGGCGGGCTTCCTGGTCAGCGCCCGGGGCGGAAGGGGCCTGGTCGTGGCAAGGACGGGCAAGGGTTGGTCGGGGCCGTCGGCCATCGCTACGGGCGGCCTCGGGTTCGGCTTCCAGATCGGTGCCGAGGTGACCGAGTTTGTGCTCGTTCTCAATACCCCGGAGGCGATCCAGGCATTTGCTCGTGGCGGCAACGTGACCCTCGGAGGGGACATCAGCGCGGCCGCCGGACCCGTGGGCCGCACGGCCGAGGGAGCGGTCACTCCTTTTGCGGCTGTCTATACCTATAGCCGCAGCCAGGGGCTCTTCGGAGGGCTGTCGCTCGAAGGGACGGTGATCGCCGAAGCCCCGGAGACCAATCGGGAGTACTACGGGCGGGAGGTCAACCCGGAGGATATCCTCGCGGGAAAGGCTCGCCCGCCGGCAAAGGCCGGGATCCTTGCCAAAGCGCTGGAGAGGCCGTATAGGAGTGATGCTGCCGAGAAACGGACCCCAGGAGAGCCGTACGGCGCCGGGCGAAGCTCCGAGCGCGCCGTTGCCGCGCGAGTAGGGATTGTGGAAGCTCGCCTCCCGAAGGGAAGATCTTCGCGCAAACCGGGAATCTGGCGCACAGGGGGGGCTGCCTCGGACGAGGAATCAAAGAGGGGCAGGACCAGATGTTGA
- a CDS encoding TolC family protein: MLKQRPFAHGRGCLGRRRLAASFSIAEALLWICEVLAILGFSALLPCRAEDLLEVFRQAARTDPILAREKDLLTANAAGVSVARWALGPKMQAYGGAGVASLNLSFGNVFSLATGTTAEYYTVLLTQPLLDGQSIAALRVAKSQAQAQHAMVLYQQQQLILRIVQAYLNVLLAEANQRVAVEQRDLFESVWKQASAFLAVGRGDVIAASEAKARFDASLSSLTTATNAIAIARKALERLTHSPVGKLVDVGAVKPLGPQPDQIDIWTKTAVDNQPLLHQARSLLTAAVGQIEQNRRAQWPVLSIVGSSAALGVNAAPLDIQSQAGFLTLSMPFFDGQIGARVKQAKAQARASQRYLDNTVDQVRLDTEEAFLNLQSSVPQLQSSVTAVESAKTSLEGTRKGYEIGTRSIVDLLTVISDYASARRDYYVALYSHLLNRVQLKGAAGVLTMEDVRALNELLQKP, from the coding sequence ATGTTGAAGCAACGGCCTTTCGCGCATGGGCGAGGATGCCTTGGCCGAAGGCGCCTTGCGGCAAGCTTCTCGATTGCGGAGGCGCTCTTGTGGATCTGCGAGGTTCTCGCCATTCTCGGCTTTTCGGCCTTGCTCCCCTGTCGCGCCGAGGATCTGCTCGAGGTCTTCCGGCAGGCGGCGAGAACGGATCCGATCCTGGCGCGGGAGAAGGACCTCCTTACTGCCAATGCGGCGGGAGTCTCGGTGGCCCGCTGGGCGCTCGGACCCAAGATGCAGGCCTATGGGGGAGCGGGGGTAGCGAGCCTCAACCTCTCCTTTGGGAACGTCTTCAGCCTTGCGACCGGCACCACGGCTGAATATTACACGGTACTCCTGACCCAGCCCCTGCTGGACGGGCAGAGCATTGCGGCGTTGCGGGTGGCGAAATCGCAAGCGCAGGCGCAACATGCGATGGTTCTCTATCAGCAGCAACAGTTGATCCTTCGAATCGTTCAGGCCTACCTGAATGTCCTCCTGGCCGAAGCCAACCAGCGGGTTGCGGTCGAACAGCGCGATTTGTTCGAGAGCGTCTGGAAGCAGGCGAGCGCCTTTCTTGCGGTGGGCCGGGGCGATGTCATCGCCGCCTCGGAAGCGAAGGCCCGATTCGATGCCTCGCTATCGTCCTTGACGACGGCGACCAATGCGATTGCGATCGCCCGAAAAGCCTTGGAACGGCTGACCCATTCGCCGGTGGGAAAGCTCGTGGACGTCGGGGCGGTCAAGCCGCTTGGGCCGCAACCGGACCAGATCGATATCTGGACGAAAACCGCGGTCGACAACCAGCCGCTTCTCCATCAAGCCCGCTCCCTGCTGACGGCGGCGGTCGGGCAGATCGAGCAGAATCGGCGCGCGCAATGGCCCGTGCTTTCTATCGTGGGATCGTCGGCAGCGCTCGGGGTGAACGCCGCACCGCTCGACATCCAGAGCCAAGCGGGCTTTCTCACTCTTTCGATGCCCTTCTTCGATGGCCAGATCGGCGCACGGGTCAAGCAAGCCAAGGCCCAGGCGCGGGCGAGTCAACGCTATCTCGATAATACCGTCGACCAGGTCAGGCTCGATACGGAGGAGGCCTTCCTGAACCTGCAGAGCAGCGTTCCTCAGCTTCAGAGCTCGGTGACCGCCGTCGAGTCCGCGAAAACGAGCCTCGAGGGGACACGGAAGGGCTATGAGATCGGAACCCGCTCGATCGTCGACCTATTGACCGTGATCAGCGACTATGCCAGCGCGCGGAGGGACTACTATGTGGCTCTCTACAGCCATCTTCTCAATCGGGTGCAATTGAAGGGAGCGGCCGGGGTCTTGACGATGGAGGATGTCCGGGCGTTGAACGAGCTGCTCCAGAAGCCGTAA
- a CDS encoding efflux RND transporter periplasmic adaptor subunit yields the protein MAENPVKEKAEAPSRKRVLGLALVGVVLLAAAAGLFLWLRAEREGKEWLTFYGNIDIREIQLAFYDEGRIERMFVQEGDRIKKGQVLAELDISRLDDAVRKAEATVRVDQAALENADITYRRTEALAKDLYVSLQDRDNAIAAVKEARDRLKADEAALVLARRQLHDGRLVAPKDGVIEVRILEPGDMITPQAPVFTVALDNPVWARIYVPEPDLGKIFPGMRAEIYTDSYPGRAFPGWIGYISPTAEFTPKNVETPQLRTRLVYEVRVYACNPDYRLRLGMPTTVKIRRNQPYPPPPPPCGLE from the coding sequence ATGGCGGAGAATCCAGTAAAGGAAAAGGCGGAGGCCCCGAGCCGAAAACGAGTGCTTGGGCTGGCTCTGGTCGGTGTCGTCCTCCTGGCGGCTGCCGCCGGCCTCTTCCTCTGGCTCCGCGCGGAGCGGGAGGGCAAGGAGTGGCTCACCTTCTACGGGAACATCGACATTCGCGAGATCCAGCTCGCCTTCTATGATGAGGGCCGAATCGAGCGGATGTTCGTTCAGGAGGGAGACCGGATCAAGAAGGGGCAGGTGCTGGCGGAGCTGGACATCTCGCGCCTGGACGATGCGGTGCGCAAGGCCGAGGCGACCGTACGGGTCGATCAGGCGGCGCTTGAGAATGCCGACATTACCTATCGGCGGACGGAGGCGCTGGCCAAGGATCTCTATGTATCGCTCCAGGACCGGGACAACGCGATTGCCGCCGTGAAGGAGGCGCGGGACCGGCTCAAGGCCGACGAAGCCGCACTTGTCCTGGCCCGGAGGCAGCTGCATGACGGGAGGCTTGTGGCGCCCAAGGACGGGGTGATCGAAGTACGGATCCTGGAGCCCGGGGATATGATCACGCCTCAGGCTCCGGTCTTTACGGTCGCCCTCGACAATCCGGTCTGGGCCCGCATCTACGTCCCGGAGCCCGATCTTGGCAAGATCTTCCCCGGGATGCGGGCGGAGATCTATACCGATAGCTACCCGGGACGGGCATTTCCCGGGTGGATCGGGTATATTTCGCCGACGGCGGAGTTTACGCCCAAGAACGTCGAAACCCCTCAGCTGCGGACGAGGCTCGTCTACGAGGTGCGGGTCTATGCCTGCAACCCGGATTACCGACTTCGGCTGGGAATGCCGACGACCGTGAAGATCCGGAGAAATCAGCCCTATCCACCGCCTCCCCCTCCCTGCGGCTTGGAATGA